A genomic region of Arachis stenosperma cultivar V10309 chromosome 9, arast.V10309.gnm1.PFL2, whole genome shotgun sequence contains the following coding sequences:
- the LOC130951407 gene encoding uncharacterized protein LOC130951407, producing MLLTMLLFHWLQDEISSPISARLFELCDSDLFPEALQNSEVTSSSNCCYEENSSYATNMSLALEVETKFNNNNNNNNTNSNNSNNSVTTPSSTTTTNNNTTNSSNLSIIFDSQEELDNDISASIDFSSSPAAFNVPPMFPVTTNHHQEQFDFSSMHHHHHQVQQLAACSVVEGFSQYPTDTSAVAPPPPPLMGAPQLPSVFEEDCISSAVPSYVTLNPSSPSCSYLNPAAIPPPYMPPAGPLATALSADRAALFTGSMLLGSELQRPDLEYQGENGGIYCTDSIHRVFNPQELQALSTESQQLVAGGGSSANLTPEISNLEDSSFKVGKLSVEQRKEKIHRYMKKRNERNFSKKIKYACRKTLADSRPRVRGRFAKNDDFGDAQRPASSNHEEEDEEEVVVKEEDDMVDSSDIFAHISGVNSFKCNYSIQSWI from the exons ATGTTATTAACAATGCTCTTGTTTCACTGGCTGCAGGATGAAATTTCAAGCCCAATCAGTGCTAGACTTTTTGAGCTATGTGACTCTGATTTGTTCCCAGAAGCACTTCAAAACTCTGAGGTTACTTCAAGCTCAAATTGTTGCTATGAAGAGAACTCCTCATATGCAACAAACATGTCTCTAGCATTAGAAGTAGAAACCAAgttcaataacaataacaataacaataatacaaATAGCAATAATAGCAATAACAGTGTCACCACCCCAAGtagcaccaccaccaccaacaacaACACAACCAACAGTAGTAACCTGTCAATCATCTTTGACTCTCAAGAAGAGCTTGACAATGACATCTCTGCCTCCATAGATTTCTCATCTTCACCTGCAGCTTTCAATGTTCCACCGATGTTCCCAGTCACAACAAACCATCATCAAGAACAGTTTGATTTCTCTTCTatgcatcaccatcatcatcaggTTCAGCAGCTAGCAGCATGTTCAGTTGTGGAGGGCTTCTCACAGTATCCCACTGACACTAGTGCTGTTgcacctcctcctcctcctctcatGGGGGCTCCTCAATTGCCTTCTGTCTTTGAAGAGGATTGCATTTCTTCTGCTGTTCCTTCTTATGTCACTCTCAacccttcttctccttcttgctCTTATCTCAACCCTGCTGCCATTCCACCACCTTACATGCCTCCTGCTGGTCCCCTGGCCACCGCCTTGTCGGCCGACCGTGCCGCTTTGTTCACCGGAAGCATGCTTCTTGGCTCTGAGCTTCAGAGACCAGACCTTGAATACCAAGGTGAAAATGGTGGAATTTATTGTACAGATTCAATTCACAGAGTGTTTAACCCTCAAGAGCTTCAG GCACTTAGTACTGAGAGTCAGCAACTAGTGGCTGGAGGTGGGAGTTCTGCCAACTTAACACCAGAAATCTCAAACTTGGAGGACTCTAGCTTCAAGGTTGGGAAACTCTCTGTTgagcaaagaaaagaaaagattcaTAGATACatgaagaaaagaaatgaaagaaacTTCAGCAAGAAAATCAAG TATGCCTGCCGCAAAACTCTGGCAGATAGCCGGCCGCGAGTTCGAGGAAGGTTTGCAAAGAATGATGACTTTGGAGATGCTCAGAGACCTGCAAGTAgcaatcatgaagaagaagatgaagaagaa GTAGTTgtgaaagaagaagatgatATGGTTGATTCCTCAGATATCTTTGCTCATATCAGTGGAGTGAACTCCTTCAAATGCAACTATTCCATCCAGTCCTGGATTTGA